One Vairimorpha necatrix chromosome 7, complete sequence DNA segment encodes these proteins:
- a CDS encoding DNA-directed RNA polymerase I subunit RPA12, with amino-acid sequence MFCKCGTIITVKKNSSEIKCARCNSKLTHLNIETIKMQKTLEKEEQIEINEVKGAKIKYQCPNCNAEEMMYNTAQLRSADEGQTVFYSCECGYKLTVQS; translated from the coding sequence ATGTTTTGTAAATGTGGAACAATAATAactgtaaaaaaaaatagttcAGAAATAAAATGCGCAAGATGTAATTCAAAATTAACTCACTTAAATATagaaactataaaaatgcaaaaaactttagaaaaagaagaaCAAATAGAAATCAACGAAGTCAAAGGAgcgaaaataaaataccaATGTCCGAATTGTAACGCAGAAGAAATGATGTACAACACAGCCCAGTTAAGATCAGCAGACGAAGGCCAAAcagttttttattcttgTGAGTGCGGGTACAAATTGACAGTCCAGtcctaa
- a CDS encoding general transcriptional corepressor has translation MEMAFENLEKNKKVRSHKNKIYLNIRESTKCCNEALLVNPKNINSLYVLGKCFLQQDNLELTREIVEKIRSVDPKQICATILEGHILLKTGQIVEAYDKFFLSYLNTSSYDVFLFYGLGLIYDLLENFELSREWFTLILSADVELPKVLEIMYRIGICYKKERKFTDALGVFKVLESFVKFDSLNDDVNLQIAHIYEITENTEMCSMILKKLMVSSKQNILAARLFNWLNFKEKNYDAIKNIYKCHNEPVAIKLSFKSILKELEYCNCDLKNEVFDPYILYIIGRVMAEEGKYDDALEIFLLCSRLDPAFYISYNSAGVMNFKLKRYEPAQKLFQQALVKKPYCKEALNNLKIVDYKLRKVTSSLVVMDSDANLNATRYIDSQVIFNEPIYYVNVSGMSHIKDLDYKKFLNN, from the coding sequence ATGGAAATGGCATTCGAAAACCtcgaaaaaaacaaaaaggTTCGAAGCCATAAGAATAAGATTTATCTTAACATACGGGAGTCCACTAAATGTTGTAATGAAGCATTATTGGTCAATCCCAAGAACATTAATTCTCTCTACGTTCTTGGGAAATGCTTCTTGCAACAGGACAATTTAGAATTGACTAGAGAAAtagtagaaaaaattagatcCGTGGACCCGAAACAAATATGTGCCACTATTTTAGAAGGGCATATTTTGTTAAAGACGGGTCAGATCGTAGAAGCTTAcgataagttttttttatcgtaTTTGAATACATCGTCGTATGATGTATTCCTATTCTACGGTCTAGGATTAATTTACGatcttttagaaaattttgaattgtCCCGGGAGTGGTTTACCCTAATCCTATCTGCCGACGTGGAACTCCCAAAAGTACTCGAAATAATGTACAGAATAGGGATCTGTTACAAAAAGGAGAGGAAATTTACAGATGCGCTTGGAGTTTTCAAAGTTTTAGAATCATTCGTAAAGTTTGATTCTTTAAACGACGATGTCAATCTTCAGATTGCGCATATTTATGAGATCACAGAGAACACAGAAATGTGTTCAATGatcttgaaaaaattgatgGTATCTAGCAAGCAGAATATTCTTGCTGCTAGGTTATTTAACTGGctcaattttaaagaaaaaaattatgacgcaataaaaaacatttacaAATGTCATAACGAGCCAGTTGCCATCAAACTCTCCTTTAAGAGTATCTTGAAGGAATTGGAGTATTGTAATTGCGATCTTAAAAACGAAGTTTTTGATCCATACATACTTTACATTATAGGAAGAGTGATGGCTGAGGAAGGTAAGTATGATGATGCgcttgaaatttttttgctttGTTCACGATTAGACCCCGCGTTCTATATATCTTACAATTCGGCAGGTGtaatgaattttaaattaaaaagatatgAACCAGCGCAGAAACTTTTTCAACAGGCGCTGGTTAAAAAGCCATATTGTAAGGAGGCTCTTaataatttgaaaattGTAGATTATAAATTGAGGAAAGTGACTAGCTCTTTAGTTGTTATGGATTCAGATGCTAATCTCAATGCCACAAGATATATAGACTCTCAAgtcatttttaatgaaCCAATCTATTATGTAAATGTAAGTGGGATGTCTCATATTAAGGACcttgattataaaaaatttctaaataattga
- a CDS encoding tyrosine-tRNA ligase (YARS1) — protein sequence MSLTDKISLINQNLKEVVGKEVMEKILDKRNLNIYWGTATTGKPHIAYFLPIFKIKDFVDAGCNVTILLADIHAFLDNLKAPIEKIECRTVYYKKIISLMLESLKVDLTKINFVLGSSFQRSNEYFNDIMRILNQTNQNDAKRAGSEVVKQVSNSKLSSLVYPAMQALDEEYLKVDVQFGGVDQRKIFMYAREFLPIIKYKKRIHLMNPMIPGLNSEKMSSSDKDSKIDLLDTEEEIKKKISHCNLENEGLMSLFKCIIYPYCDIYNLDVIVSNKKYSFKELSEDFKKNKLNGNSLKNTAAEIIEKIVKPIRTAMMEESDIIEKAYEK from the coding sequence ATGAGTTTAACGGATAAAATTTCACTAATAAATCAGAATTTGAAAGAAGTAGTCGGCAAAGAAGTCATGGAGAAAATTCTTGACAAACGTAACTTAAACATATATTGGGGAACTGCTACCACTGGTAAACCACATATTGCGTACTTCCTtccaatatttaaaattaaagattttgTGGATGCGGGCTGCAATGTAACAATTCTTTTGGCTGATATTCACGCATTTCTTGATAATCTAAAAGCTCCAAtcgaaaaaattgaatGTAGAACTGtctactataaaaaaattataagttTGATGCTAGAAAGCTTAAAAGTAGAtcttacaaaaattaattttgtgTTGGGAAGTTCATTTCAGAGAAGTAACGAGTATTTTAATGACATAATGCGCATTTTAAACCAGACAAATCAAAATGATGCTAAAAGAGCCGGAAGTGAAGTGGTTAAACAAGTAAGTAATTCTAAACTTAGTTCACTTGTCTATCCTGCCATGCAAGCACTAGATGAGGAATATCTCAAAGTAGATGTACAATTTGGTGGAGTAGaccaaagaaaaatttttatgtacgCTAGAGAATTTTTaccaataataaaatacaaaaagaGGATTCATTTAATGAATCCTATGATACCAGGATTGAATTCTGAGAAAATGAGCAGCTCAGACAAAGATTCaaaaatagatttattaGATACGGAAGAAgaaatcaagaaaaaaataagtcaTTGTAATTTAGAAAACGAAGGACTTAtgtcattatttaaatgtaTAATTTATCCATATTGTgatatttacaatttagACGTAATTGTGtctaacaaaaaatattcatttaaGGAATTGTctgaagattttaaaaaaaataaattaaacgGGAactcattaaaaaatacggCGGCTGAAATTATTGAGAAGATTGTAAAACCGATTAGAACAGCTATGATGGAGGAGAGTGATATAATTGAGAAAGCATATGAGAAATAA
- a CDS encoding NADPH-dependent diflavin oxidoreductase 1 (NDOR1), which yields MIILYGSQNGNAKHVAQLIQNTLLYGYNDETIYNIPSDNKIKSYTIDMNSFDFTKIYEIKTIIFVCSTHGNGTEPFNMTKFWKTICNKNLPENFLSHLNFAVFGLGDSSYNSFNYCAKKLYNCLIKRGGAHPLIRRGNGDSQDKEGFLSDLKIWMKDLYPLISHLPLKDATQFAINKNKFLDATLVCSKLLTPKDYNLPILELQFDVNIPNYSVGDCLAIYPENYNYLEFVKFNNIECDEFIKYIKNQCDFNSIPQQHFFLQLSLSVSFTTEEYQMKCREMYYNYDLYYEYVLLTKRTIFEIIIDFKVKPSKNFILMNIPIINPRFFTLTKRKECFCITTSLVSYKTRLTEPRKGLCSEYFRLLPVGSTIKVSHISNKISFNTKNLCFICTGTGITLPRAYINFLNENVYNKIIILYGFRYRDRDFLYEDELKKDNVNLYCAVSRDDKKYVQDVFHDINEIKNIDEWSIIVSGNSRLNNIVDKLFKEVYKKKIHFQTETW from the coding sequence ATGATTATTCTTTACGGATCACAAAATGGAAATGCTAAACATGTAGCACAACTAATCCAAAATACTTTATTATACGGTTACAACGACGAAactatatataatatcCCATCAGacaacaaaataaaatcttacaCTATTGATATGAACTCATTTGATTTTACAAAGATTTAcgaaataaaaactatCATATTTGTATGTTCAACACATGGAAATGGTACAGAGCCTTTTAATATGACCAAATTTTGGAAAACAATTtgcaataaaaatttgccggaaaattttttaagtcatttaaattttgctGTTTTCGGGTTAGGAGATTCTTCTTATAATTCGTTCAACTATTGCgcgaaaaaattatacaattgtttaataaaaagaggTGGTGCTCATCCATTAATAAGGAGAGGAAATGGCGACAGTCAAGATAAAGAAGGTTTTTTAAgtgatttaaaaatttggatGAAAGATCTTTATCCACTAATAAGTCATTTGCCGTTAAAAGATGCTACACAATTTgctattaataaaaacaaatttttagacGCCACACTAGTATGCAGTAAATTGTTAACTCCTAAAGATTATAACTTGCCTATATTAGAATTACAATTTGATGTTAATATACCAAATTATTCTGTAGGGGATTGTTTAGCTATATACCCAGAAAATTATAACTATCTTGAATTcgtaaaatttaataatatcgAGTGCGACgagtttataaaatatatcaaaaaccAGTGCGATTTCAACAGTATTCCACAACAacacttttttttacagtTATCTCTTTCCGTATCTTTCACTACAGAAGAATATCAAATGAAATGTAGAGAAatgtattataattatgatTTGTACTACGAATATGTTTTACTAACTAAACGCACTATTTTTGAGATaattattgattttaaagttaaaccttctaaaaatttcatacTTATGAATATTCCTATTATAAATCCtagattttttacattaacCAAGCGTAAAGAGTGTTTTTGTATAACTACATCTCTTGTATCTTACAAAACAAGACTTACTGAACCAAGAAAAGGTTTATGTTCTGAATACTTTAGGTTATTACCAGTAGGATCTACCATAAAAGTCAGTCATATTAGTAATAAGATATCATTTAATACTAAAAACctttgttttatttgtacTGGTACTGGAATTACACTTCCCAGAgcttatattaattttttaaatgagaATGTGTacaacaaaataataattttatatggtTTTAGATACAGAGACAGGGATTTTTTGTATGAAGATGAACTTAAAAAAGACAATGTTAATCTTTATTGCGCTGTTTCCAGAGATGACAAGAAATATGTTCAAGATGTATTTCACGATATAAatgagataaaaaatatagacgAATGGTCAATTATAGTAAGTGGGAATTCTAGACTCAATAATATTGTAGACAAGTTGTTTAAAGAGGTTtataagaagaaaatacattttCAGACTGAGACgtggtaa
- a CDS encoding putative SP-containing membrane protein, producing MFFLFAFVFSDNIEISTSSFDLLIVKSFYIRSSSLDCNSIKISYPGTSLYEIKQKVFYIPNNIKPVRILYLKNSTEYFKKLGTVIRIDFERKICGMIVDAWIMVFVMVSVSMYFIVFCEKPFGIFEV from the coding sequence atgttctttttatttgccTTCGTTTTCTCTGATAATATAGAAATCTCCACTTCTTCTTTCGACTTATTAATAGTCAAGTCTTTCTACATACGATCTTCTTCTCTTGATTGCAATTCTATTAAGATTTCGTATCCTGGCACATCGCTCTAcgaaataaaacaaaaagttttttatataccAAACAATATAAAGCCAGTAaggattttatatttaaaaaacagtaCAGAGTATTTTAAGAAGCTTGGTACTGTAATAAGAATAGATTTTGAGAGAAAGATTTGCGGAATGATAGTTGATGCATGGATTATGGTTTTTGTGATGGTAAGTGTGTCTATGTATTTTATAGTCTTTTGTGAGAAACCTTTTGGAATATTTGaagtttaa